AAATCTTTGATTTAAACAAGTCTGATTGCTAAAGTATTAGTTCTCTGGTATTTACGAAATAATATTGAGAATCGCATTTTTTGTTGTGATACTCGAAGCCATTATTTTCTTTTTCAAATGGAACTTCCGCATGTATATTGTTTTTAGCGTTTCATTGGTAATGACGCTTATTTGTTGCGGTGAAAATCCGGCATAGAGCAGGCAAAGCAATTCCACGAAACATGGCTTGATTTTCGGATATTCGGACTTGAAATTAGAAATCACATTATCGTATTGTTGATTCAGGGTATTCTCTAAATCCGACATTATCGTTTTATCCAAAATCTTTTCGGATAAAATGCCTTTGACTTTCTTGGTAAGAGCCGGGGAATTTTCAAACTCATAATAGGTCTTTGCAAGTTCTTTCAGGACTTGAAAGCGCGTATTAAGCAGTTCACTAATTTTTGCGGCATCGGGTATTTGCAATTTGGTCTTATTCAGTTCTTCAATCAGCGTCAGATATTCCTCAATTCTTTGTTTCTGCATCTTATTTCTGCGGCGGAAGATATAAATAATGCCGCAGATCGCTATGACTGATACCAAAGCGATAATATAAATTACATTTTGTCTTACGCTGGAGCGGTAGCGTTCAAATTCCAAACGCTCGTTTTTATATCGCAGTTCGGTTTCTGCCGCAGAATTATTCATATAGCTTAAATGTATCGAATCACATAAAGCAAGACACTCCTTTTGCATCGAGTAGGCCGCTCGGTAATCTGCATTCATCGTATAGGTTTCGGCAAGGAGAATTTTAGCTGCCGCATCGTTTTCGCGCGGCCCACCAATATTGGCTGAAATCGCTGCGTTCAAATAATATTCGGCGCTGTCCGGTTTATTGATACGCAAATAATATTCTCCCAAAACAC
This Alistipes onderdonkii DNA region includes the following protein-coding sequences:
- a CDS encoding tetratricopeptide repeat protein, which gives rise to MKRFIYVCAFFLCLCSCSESKYIAEELERTQEIINDYPDSALHSLQAIVPGSIRKKSTKAHYGLLYSLALDKTGQTIDTDSMLRPAVNYFMRKGTNRQKFLSWYCLGRMEYSTNNYQKATESYLKALEYRDIIDDPYLIGVCNFVLGELNLKQNNYQRALFYYQEAYENYQAANKTKHQVSAKIAIAAVYYMENEDDNALRDYREALNLSEQFGYKDFQVYCLRCLIGILSNKGVTNETNDYVGRFLQLSDDLSPNDYCVLGEYYLRINKPDSAEYYLNAAISANIGGPRENDAAAKILLAETYTMNADYRAAYSMQKECLALCDSIHLSYMNNSAAETELRYKNERLEFERYRSSVRQNVIYIIALVSVIAICGIIYIFRRRNKMQKQRIEEYLTLIEELNKTKLQIPDAAKISELLNTRFQVLKELAKTYYEFENSPALTKKVKGILSEKILDKTIMSDLENTLNQQYDNVISNFKSEYPKIKPCFVELLCLLYAGFSPQQISVITNETLKTIYMRKFHLKKKIMASSITTKNAILNIIS